A window from Gossypium raimondii isolate GPD5lz chromosome 7, ASM2569854v1, whole genome shotgun sequence encodes these proteins:
- the LOC105769073 gene encoding uncharacterized protein At2g29880-like, producing the protein MLEKALPNAMLKARPNIESRIRLLKRDWSIVYDMFNDQNNSGFGWDEHRQLVVAEDAVWDSYLNSHKEAGQFRHRSFPYYNHLTAIYVRDQATGKDAQTTADVIEEINVQDVHTADINEERNEFYDCEADVSLDEMDVSATEPQTDRNQGGSSSSKKKKKHSDATDHFSSSFHDATTLLAKNMRAIGEQISRSIASDVVVQQKSEEFQIIQEKATNLYSTLCEIECLTVDERYRALSKISDHPTQMLIFFSLPSDVRLEWVRRFLADH; encoded by the exons atgctagaaaaggctttacctaatgcaatgttgaaggctagacctaatattgaatcgaggattaggtTACTAAAAAGGGATTGGTCAATCGTGTATGACATGTTTAATGaccaaaacaatagcggttttggttgggacgagcataggcagctcgttgttgctgaagatgcggttTGGGACTCTTATTTAAAT agtcataaagaagccggtcaattcagacatcgtagtttcccttactacaaccaCCTTACTGCCATATACGTAAGAGATCAAGCgactgggaaagatgctcaaacaacCGCTGAtgttattgaagaaataaatgttcAGGATGTACATACTGCAGATattaatgaagaaagaaacgaattctatgactgcgaagctgaTGTCTCTTTGGATGAGATGGATGTTTCTGCTACGGAGCCGCAAACAGATAGaaaccaagggggttcctcatcttcaaagaagaaaaaaaagcattCTGATGCAACtgatcatttttcttcttcatttcatgATGCTACCACTTTATTGGCGAAAAACATGCGGGCCATTGGTgaacaaatcagtaggagtattgcctctgATGTGGTAGTTCAACAAAAGTCAGaagaattccagatcatccaagaaaaagctacaaatttatattcaaccttATGTGAAATAGAATGTTTAACAGTGGATGAGCGGTATCGAGCAttgagtaaaatttcagatcatccaactcaaatgctcattttctttagtttaccttctgatgtgcgattggaatgggtcagaagatttcttgctgaccattaa